A genome region from Microplitis mediator isolate UGA2020A chromosome 4, iyMicMedi2.1, whole genome shotgun sequence includes the following:
- the LOC130666266 gene encoding DNA fragmentation factor subunit alpha-like, with protein sequence MSESNSAVTVTGNPYKIVDCSREKRKGITAASLEDLTNIARSRLSLPTDADVTIVLEQDGTEVDDEEYFATLERNTSLMVLHGSEKWAAPGSAKTATSRYILVDNVDNAGRTDESATTRGNYHRAIEPLVSTLHSDPTHISLLGGNDLELLSDMNPDSLADIVPDRMFLEQLKEASGRFLAEKRQAQESMALLQMYASSGEMERA encoded by the exons ATGTCCGAGAGTAACTCAGCAGTTACGGTGACCGGGAACCCCTACAAAATCGTCGACTGCTCCAGGGAAAAACGAAAAGGAATAACTGCCGCTTCACTTGAAGACCTGACCAATATCGCCAGGAGTAGACTGTCCCTGCCTACCGATGCTGATGTCACGATTGTTCTAGAGCaagatg GTACTGAAGTGGATGACGAAGAGTACTTTGCAACGTTGGAAAGAAATACGAGCTTAATGGTACTTCATGGCTCTGAAAAGTGGGCCGCACCCGGCAGCGCAAAGACCGCGACGTCACGTTATATTCTCGTTGATAATGTTGACAATGCAGGTCGCACTGATGAAAGTGCAACCACTCGAGGTAATTATCACCGGGCGATCGAACCACTTGTATCAACATTACACAGCGATCCAACACACATTTCTCTGCTGGGTGGCAACGACCTAGAATTACTCAGCGACATGAATCCCGATAGTTTGGCTGACATAGTGCCTGACCGGATGTTTCTGGAGCAGCTTAAGGAGGCGTCGGGCAGATTCTTGGCTGAAAAACGTCAAGCCCAAGAGTCAATGGCACTTCTCCAGATGTACGCAAGCAGCGGGGAGATGGAGCGGGCGTAG
- the LOC130666265 gene encoding D-beta-hydroxybutyrate dehydrogenase, mitochondrial, giving the protein MPAKKVIEEPDDSQTWELLERCLLPVAFSHAVAVIISTILNTLGISQTSSFVLFLLFLSLSVGFTLFYHNLKVTAAGKAVLVTGCDSRVGCALAKKLDELGFTVFAGFTNKTDNEEKVDKLKKDTSGRLHPLQLDITNEHDIHSAFLYVNENLPDGAPGLWALIHANAWITLGECEWVPLSVLRKSVDINFMSVARLSQVFLPLIRRCKGRIILVSSILARIPSPIRGIQCANGAALEAWGSCLRLEMRRWGVDVVIVEAGEYVAGNSWLKDNSALLNQARDMWVQLEPQTRKEYGEELFQKEMLSLEKYTKGPEADLTRVMRALVDGTTKTFPLKRYTPVTRKERLQAFLSDHIPKSIYDIIYTD; this is encoded by the exons atgccaGCTAAAAAAGTTATCGAGGAGCCAGATGATAGTCAAACTTGGGAATTATTAGAGAGATGTCTTCTACCAGTAGCTTTTTCGCACGCGGTCGCAGTTATTATTTCTACTATTCTTAACACCCTCGGAATTTCACAGACTTCAAGTTTTGTATTATTTCTTCTCTTTTTATCATTATCCGTAGGCTTCACCCTCTTCTATCACAACCTCAAg GTGACTGCAGCTGGCAAAGCTGTCCTTGTAACTGGATGTGACTCGAGAGTCGGATGTGCTTTAGCAAAAAAACTCGATGAACTA gGATTTACGGTATTCGCTGGATTCACAAACAAAACTGACAATGAAGAAAAagtcgataaattaaaaaaagatacCTCTGGGAGATTGCATCCATTACAATTAGATATAACTAATGAACATGACATACATTCAGCTTTTCTTTACGTTAACGAAAATTTACCCGACGGTGCCCcag gaTTATGGGCACTGATACATGCGAATGCTTGGATTACTCTAGGAGAATGTGAATGGGTTCCCCTTTCAGTACTAAGGAAAAGTGTTGACATTAATTTTATGAGTGTCGCACGATTATCTCAA GTATTTTTACCTCTTATTAGACGTTGCAAAGGACGTATTATTTTGGTGTCTAGTATTTTGGCTCGAATTCCAAGCCCGATTCGAGGAATCCAATGTGCGAATgga GCTGCATTAGAAGCATGGGGTTCATGTTTGAGACTGGAAATGCGCAGATGGGGCGTGGATGTTGTTATTGTCGAGGCTGGTGAATATGTTGCTGGTAATTCGTGGCTAAAAGACAACTCGGCTCTTCTAAATCAAGCTAGAGACATGTGGGTACAACTGGAACCACAAACAAGAAAAGAGTATGGTGAGGAATTGTTTCAAAAAGAAATGCTGTCACTGGAAAAATATACTAAGGGTCCAGAAGCTGATTTGACTCGCGTTATGAGGGCATTAGTTGATGGTACTACGAAAACTTTTCCTTTGAAAAGATACACACCAGTCACTCGTAAAGAAAGACTACAAGCATTTCTCAGTGATCATATTCCTAAATctatttatgatattatttatactgattaa